Proteins from a single region of Phaseolus vulgaris cultivar G19833 unplaced genomic scaffold, P. vulgaris v2.0 scaffold_93, whole genome shotgun sequence:
- the LOC137817498 gene encoding uncharacterized protein yields the protein MVGESSDNGLSQLQMQALTQHLERIMKQQSDGLHGRLDQMEQAQQVNPENRGGDRRRRRENDGEQRTLRIDGIKLNIPTFNGKSDPDAYLEWEIKVEHVFACNEYNEEQKMKLAATEFSAYALTWWNKYQRDRTRYKEPMVESWT from the coding sequence ATGGTTGGGGAATCGTCAGATAATGGACTTTCTCAACTACAGATGCAAGCCTTAACACAACACTTGGAAAGGATAATGAAACAACAAAGTGATGGACTCCATGGGAGGTTGGATCAAATGGAGCAAGCACAGCAAGTAAATCCAGAAAATAGAGGGGGAGAtaggaggaggagaagagaaAATGATGGAGAACAAAGAACTCTGAGAATTgatggaataaaattaaatattcccACATTCAATGGGAAAAGTGATCCTGATGCTTACTTGGAGTGGGAAATTAAAGTAGAGCATGTGTTTGCTTGCAATGAGTACAATGAGGAGCAGAAAATGAAGTTGGCAGCAACTGAATTTTCAGCTTATGCTTTAACTTGGTGGAATAAATACCAAAGGGACAGAACTAGATATAAAGAACCCATGGTAGAATCTTGGACATAA
- the LOC137817499 gene encoding uncharacterized protein, which yields MFKKVKLRFPFTRFERELLTELDIAPAQLHPNRWAFVRAYQIICAHLGHPASVDVFLYLFEAKNPGDRLWFSLNGVARRSILSIFQQSYKEWKGKFVASVAMTKTPLSSTDFPYMMLGKGRMAELRSIAKLHNLAAGSQTIPNSVAKIAAAQGKPPPVGPSTAAALPTPEWKKLPLKKAKRKAPRVVSDEEADKSTKDKLVFKRKRRAVIEPPAVEVAEAVPEQLADTQASSQAAAELPTSPPHLEAPLAIQPCEGGGENQPSPPPSTPTLPAPLQEALKSFTARLNAMVDECLPQIIGEGLKDSLDKFELDNRIRQEVASTARAETEKVKCNMMMQGLEFSRVENALNEELRSLRKDKTELRRKLHDKLQDVVELESKLVPMREKIAELKEARKTDGEKMAKLEKRSIEKETLLGKVEKDRDKALKELSETTIELAQVREESSGFKKKADELELEISQVREENSVFKTKIDELQLEAAQVLTSGFGAPLEQFACKFPDLDLSEFSMYNEVVDGKIMPPT from the exons ATGTTCAAGAAAGTCAAGCTCCGCTTCcccttcactcgcttcgagagggagctttTGACCGAGCTTgacatagcccccgcccagcttcatcccaacagatGGGCGTTCGTCAGGGCATACCAAATCATCTGTGCACACTTGGGACATCCAGCttcggtggacgtgttccttTATTTGTTTGAGGCCAAGAACCCAGGTGATCGTCTATGGTTCAGCCTCAATGGGGTTGCGAGGAGGTCCATCCTCTCCATCTttcagcaatcctataaagaatggaaggggaagttcgtcgcGTCTGTTGCAATGACCAAGACCCCACTCTCCTCGAcggatttccctt ATATGATGTTGGGAAAAGGAAGGATGGCTGAGCTGCGCTCCATAGCCAAACTTCACAATctggcggcgggctcccaaaccatTCCAAACTCTGTTGCAAAAATCGCCGCCGCCCAAGGCAAACCTCCGCCAGTTGGCCCATCCACTGCCGCTGCTCTTCCTACCCCCGAGTGGAAGAAACTACCACTAAAAAAGgctaagaggaaagcccccaggGTGGTGTCAGACGAAGAGGCAGACAAAAGCACCAAGGATAAGCTAGTCTTCAAGAGGAAGAGGAGAGCTGTAATCGAACCACCAGCAGTTGAAG TTGCTGAAGCTGTACCTGAACAACTTGCTGATACGCAAGCTTCCTCTCAAGCTGCAGCGGAACTTCCCACCTCACCACCACACCTCGAGGCTCCCCTCGCCATCCAACCttgcgagggtggtggtgagaatCAACCTTCACCTCCTCCCTCAACTCCAACCCTTCCAGCTCCTCTTCAGGAGGCCTTGAAGTCTTTCACTGCGCGCCTGAACGCCATGGTCGACGAGTGTCTTCCTCAAATCATCGGTGAAGGGCTAAAAGACTCCTTGGACAAGTTCGAGCTCGATAACCGCATCCGTCAGGAGGTGGCGAGCACCGCAAGGGCCGAAACTGAGAAAGTCAAATGCAACATGATGATGCAAGGGCTCGAGTTCTCGCGGGTGGAAAACGCTCTCAACGAAGAGCTCCGAAGTTTGCGCAAGGACAAGACTGAACTGCGTCGGAAATTGCACGACAAACTTCAGGATGTCGTCGAGTTAGAGAGCAAGCTCGTCCCTATGAGGGAGAAAATTGCAGAGCTGAAGGAGGCCCGAAAAACTGACGGGGAAAAGATGGCCAAGCTGGAGAAGAGGTCGATCGAGAAGGAAACCCTTCTGGGGAAAGTTGAAAAAGATCGGGACAAGGCCCTCAAAGAGCTGAGCGAAACTACTATCGAGCTTGCCCAAGTTCGCGAGGAGAGCAGCGGGTTCAAGAAGAAGGCCGACGAGCTTGAGCTTGAGATTTCCCaggttcgtgaagagaacagTGTGTTCAAGACaaagatcgacgagcttcagctTGAAGCTGCCCAAGTTCTCACCTCCGGCTTTGGGGCTCCTTTGGAGCAGTTCGCTTGCAAATTCCCCGATCTTGACCTCTCCGAGTTTTCGAtgtacaacgaggtggtggatggcaagatcaTGCCTCCAACTTAA